A single genomic interval of Celeribacter indicus harbors:
- a CDS encoding NAD(P)-dependent oxidoreductase, translating into MKFFPMFLRMADRDVLIVGGGETAAQKARLMLKTEARLTFVAPELDPEIAALVAEGRAAHHPGEIASDLFEDAALVFVCTGDEARDEEVAALVRAARVPFNVVDRPDLCEAVTPSLVDRDPLVVAIGTEGAAPVLARQVKTRLEGLLEPRLGDLVALGGRLRGTVAEHVPQARRRAFWRWVYDGAPRRLHARGAERAAAAAIKEAIAAGGAPDDDGRGQVTLLPVSTVEPDLMTLRAVQRMQEADLVICAEAAFAPLLELARRDAARIVVGRDHGTEGWLVSDQRRVIFEELERGARVVWLVARRDAERAAIGLPEEMERVPAVRV; encoded by the coding sequence ATGAAATTCTTTCCGATGTTCCTGCGCATGGCGGATCGCGACGTGCTGATCGTCGGGGGCGGAGAGACGGCGGCGCAGAAGGCGCGGCTGATGCTGAAGACCGAGGCGCGGCTGACCTTCGTCGCTCCCGAGCTCGACCCGGAAATCGCCGCCCTCGTCGCGGAAGGGCGTGCCGCGCACCATCCGGGCGAGATCGCCTCCGACCTGTTCGAGGACGCGGCGCTGGTCTTTGTCTGCACCGGGGACGAGGCGCGCGACGAGGAGGTCGCGGCGCTGGTGCGCGCGGCGCGCGTGCCCTTCAACGTGGTGGACCGGCCGGATCTGTGCGAGGCGGTGACGCCCTCGCTCGTCGACCGCGATCCGCTCGTCGTGGCCATCGGCACGGAGGGGGCGGCCCCGGTGCTGGCGCGGCAGGTGAAGACCCGGCTCGAGGGATTGCTCGAGCCCCGGCTCGGCGATCTCGTGGCCTTGGGCGGACGGCTGCGCGGCACGGTGGCGGAACATGTGCCGCAGGCGCGGCGGCGGGCCTTCTGGCGCTGGGTCTATGACGGTGCGCCGCGGCGGCTTCACGCGCGCGGGGCGGAGCGCGCGGCGGCGGCGGCGATCAAGGAGGCCATCGCCGCGGGTGGTGCGCCGGACGATGACGGCAGGGGGCAGGTGACGCTCCTGCCGGTTTCGACGGTGGAACCCGACCTGATGACGCTGCGCGCGGTGCAGCGGATGCAGGAGGCGGATCTGGTGATCTGTGCCGAGGCGGCCTTTGCGCCGCTTCTGGAACTCGCCCGCCGCGACGCCGCGCGCATCGTCGTCGGACGCGATCACGGCACGGAGGGCTGGCTCGTCTCCGACCAGCGCCGGGTGATTTTCGAGGAACTGGAAAGGGGCGCGCGCGTCGTCTGGCTGGTGGCGCGGCGCGATGCGGAACGGGCGGCCATCGGCCTGCCCGAGGAGATGGAGCGGGTGCCCGCAGTCAGGGTGTAG
- the ade gene encoding adenine deaminase, with translation MTDLERRIAVARGEEKADIVLRGGRILDLMTGELIPGDVAIAGDRIAGVFERYEGHREIDVTGRVIVPGFIDTHLHIESSLVTPFEFDRCVLPRGVTTAICDPHEIANVIGLDGIRYFQRASEHTLMDIRVQLSSCVPSTHMETAGAELLAEDLRQVMGHPSAIGLAEFMNYPGVIHRDPQAMEKLRLFEGGHIDGHCPQLSGRDLNAYIAAGIRTEHEATTEAEAREKLRKGMRVLIREGSVSKDLHALQPLLSDLTAPYMCLCTDDRNPLDIGEHGHLDYMIRTLIALGCPPLAVYRAATLSAAEAFGLKDRGMIAPGKRADVVVLDGLETCNAVSVFSGGVEVTDEAFATRGHVAPVGRGSVRAPEVAAEDFRVGGNREETDVIGILEGKILTEHLTETVPIVDGDKRPDPARDLARITVIERHGKNGNIASGFVRGFGLRAGAIASTVCHDHHNIVCVGVDYDDMAGAANRLSEIEGGFVVMRDGQILAELSLPVAGLMSLEPFEAVRDRLVDLRAAARSLGVTLEEPFLQLAFLALPVIPALKITDRGMVDVTRFEIIA, from the coding sequence ATGACGGATCTGGAGCGACGCATCGCCGTTGCGCGGGGCGAGGAAAAGGCGGATATCGTGCTCAGGGGCGGCCGGATCCTCGATCTGATGACCGGCGAGCTGATCCCCGGAGATGTGGCCATTGCAGGCGACCGGATCGCCGGCGTCTTCGAGCGCTACGAGGGGCACCGGGAGATCGACGTGACGGGGCGGGTCATCGTTCCGGGCTTCATCGACACGCATCTGCATATCGAAAGCTCGCTGGTGACGCCCTTCGAATTCGACCGCTGCGTGCTGCCGCGCGGGGTGACGACGGCGATCTGCGATCCGCACGAAATCGCCAATGTGATCGGTCTCGACGGGATCCGTTATTTCCAGCGGGCCTCCGAACACACGCTGATGGACATCCGGGTGCAACTCTCCTCCTGCGTGCCCTCGACCCATATGGAAACCGCCGGGGCGGAGCTTCTGGCCGAGGATCTCCGGCAGGTGATGGGGCATCCATCGGCCATCGGACTGGCGGAATTCATGAATTATCCCGGTGTGATACATCGCGATCCTCAGGCGATGGAGAAACTCCGCCTGTTCGAGGGCGGCCATATCGACGGCCATTGCCCGCAGCTTTCCGGCCGCGATCTCAACGCCTATATCGCCGCCGGCATCCGCACCGAACACGAGGCGACGACCGAGGCGGAGGCGCGGGAGAAGCTGCGCAAGGGGATGCGGGTGCTGATCCGGGAGGGATCCGTGTCGAAGGACCTCCATGCGTTGCAGCCGCTTTTGTCTGATCTGACGGCACCTTACATGTGCCTGTGCACGGATGACCGCAACCCGCTCGACATCGGGGAACATGGCCATCTCGATTACATGATCCGCACCCTGATCGCGCTCGGCTGTCCGCCGCTCGCGGTCTACCGCGCGGCGACGCTCTCGGCCGCGGAAGCGTTCGGGCTGAAGGATCGCGGCATGATCGCGCCGGGCAAGCGGGCCGATGTCGTGGTTCTGGACGGCCTTGAAACCTGCAATGCTGTCAGTGTCTTTTCGGGCGGCGTGGAGGTCACGGACGAGGCTTTCGCCACGCGCGGACATGTTGCGCCGGTCGGGCGCGGATCGGTCAGGGCGCCCGAGGTCGCGGCGGAGGACTTCCGTGTCGGCGGCAATCGCGAGGAGACCGATGTGATCGGTATTCTCGAGGGCAAGATCCTCACCGAGCATCTGACCGAAACCGTGCCCATCGTCGACGGAGACAAGCGTCCCGATCCGGCCCGCGATCTGGCGCGCATCACGGTGATCGAGCGGCATGGGAAGAACGGGAATATCGCCTCGGGCTTCGTGCGGGGCTTCGGGCTGCGGGCCGGGGCGATCGCCTCCACCGTCTGTCACGACCATCACAACATCGTCTGCGTGGGAGTCGATTACGACGACATGGCCGGCGCCGCGAACCGCCTTTCGGAGATCGAGGGCGGTTTCGTCGTGATGCGCGACGGACAGATCCTGGCGGAGCTTTCCCTGCCGGTCGCAGGTCTGATGAGCCTCGAGCCTTTCGAGGCGGTGCGCGACCGGCTGGTCGATCTGCGCGCGGCGGCGCGGTCGCTGGGCGTGACGCTCGAGGAGCCCTTTCTCCAGCTCGCCTTCCTCGCCCTTCCGGTGATCCCGGCGCTGAAGATCACCGACCGCGGCATGGTCGACGTGACACGGTTCGAGATCATCGCCTGA
- a CDS encoding DUF305 domain-containing protein encodes MSYIRFGLMILTSTVVMFVLMYLNTYAWEHVFFSETRTYMAILMGATMAVVMLAYMLGMYSNRRLNIAIFAGSVIVFALSLWLVRSQVTVSGPSYMRAMIPHHSIAIMTSERAQIRDPRVRKLADEIIEAQRREIAEMRYLIAEVSSGRVSETVYEDPPAEPGTIADALGTTLVSTLDPAPMPQAEADRILPPGPRCRFNRSPETDPILWTSADGAQAGMRLNGVLVPLESVGAAEGDIQSFAAEGSTITVRRLSAEEADWRQGAELVFSLDAGLTVGYRGFWTCDG; translated from the coding sequence ATGTCCTACATCCGCTTCGGCCTGATGATCCTCACCTCGACCGTGGTGATGTTCGTGCTGATGTATCTCAACACCTATGCCTGGGAACATGTGTTCTTTTCGGAAACGCGCACCTACATGGCGATCCTCATGGGCGCGACGATGGCGGTGGTCATGCTCGCCTACATGCTGGGGATGTATTCGAACAGGCGCCTCAACATCGCGATCTTCGCCGGATCGGTGATCGTCTTCGCGCTTTCGCTCTGGCTCGTGCGCAGCCAGGTCACCGTGTCCGGCCCGAGCTACATGCGGGCGATGATCCCGCACCACTCCATCGCGATCATGACCTCGGAACGTGCACAGATCCGCGACCCCCGCGTGCGCAAGCTTGCCGACGAGATCATCGAGGCGCAGCGGCGCGAGATCGCGGAGATGCGCTATCTCATCGCGGAAGTGTCCTCCGGCCGCGTCTCGGAAACGGTCTATGAGGATCCCCCGGCCGAACCGGGCACGATCGCCGACGCGCTCGGCACCACGCTCGTCTCCACCCTCGACCCCGCGCCCATGCCACAGGCGGAGGCGGACCGGATCCTCCCGCCGGGTCCGCGCTGCCGCTTCAACCGCAGCCCGGAAACCGATCCGATCCTCTGGACCTCCGCCGATGGCGCGCAGGCGGGGATGCGGCTCAATGGCGTCCTCGTCCCGCTCGAGAGCGTGGGCGCGGCGGAGGGCGACATCCAAAGCTTCGCCGCGGAGGGCAGCACGATCACCGTCCGTCGCCTCTCCGCGGAGGAGGCCGACTGGCGCCAGGGGGCCGAACTCGTCTTCTCCCTCGATGCGGGCCTCACCGTCGGCTATCGCGGCTTCTGGACCTGCGACGGCTGA